A genome region from Neoarius graeffei isolate fNeoGra1 chromosome 21, fNeoGra1.pri, whole genome shotgun sequence includes the following:
- the ifng1r gene encoding interferon gamma related: MDSLSNLLLMCGLVMVTLLNGTTGHGTHSNLTNAVHTLQIHHGLTDTMWVGKAVFTPYLGKVPDTCTCETLMLLRMLNGYMDIFSEMLKKAKTDETKSSLKDLQESVKGLKDKYKKEQAVWKQLHDINSVKKDDSTIQGGAVNDFISVYDKALEAGQHSKKTRSLLKSFLQR, encoded by the exons ATGGATTCTTTGTCCAACCTTTTGTTAATGTGCGGACTTGTCATGGTGACACTGCTGAATGGAACTACTGGACATGGGACTCACAGCAACCTGACCAATGCTGTACACACTCTGCAAATACATCAT GGGCTAACAGATACAATGTGGGTGGGAAAAGCAGTTTTCACACCCTACTTGGGCAAAGTACCG GACACTTGCACTTGTGAGACGTTGATGCTTCTGCGTATGCTGAATGGTTACATGGACATCTTTTCGGAGATGCTGAAAAAGGCCAAGACTGATGAGACTAAAAGTAGTCTGAAGGACCTCCAGGAAAGTGTGAAAGGACTGAaagacaaatataaaaaagaacagGCAGTGTGGAAGCAACTTCATGACATTAACTCCGTGAAG AAAGACGACAGTACGATCCAAGGTGGAGCAGTGAATGACTTTATCTCTGTGTATGATAAAGCCTTAGAAGCTGGACAACATTCCAAGAAGACCCGCTCGCTACTCAAGAGTTTTCTACAACGTTAG